One window from the genome of Sphaerotilus microaerophilus encodes:
- the mobH gene encoding MobH family relaxase encodes MLSLFQRKRPPVAGAPPPAPATVLPKGLMRPESAASLLATPRRQKLLEHIWQRTSLSRRQFATLYRAPLERYAELVQAFPASEAHHHAYLGGMLDHGLEIVAYSLKLRQSHLLPIGASPEDQAAQSEAWTAAVAYAALLHDIGKIAVDLHVELADGSIWHPWHGPLRQPYRFRYRDDREYRLHSAATGLLYHQLLDREALDWLSGYPSLWAPLLYVLAGQYEHAGVLGELVVQADRASVAQELGGDPARAMAAPKHALQRKLLDGLRYLLKEQLKLNQPEASDGWLTDDALWLVSKTVSDKLRAHLLSQGVDGIPANNTAVFNVLQDHGMLQPAPDGKAIWRATITSSTGWSHSFTLLRLAPALIWESGERPTPFAGTVAIDAAVAENDAEAPKMPPAAMAKAAPNGQKLPSWEGSSTVTASPPKAQPVSDVMEDMLAMVSTSGSPGAEQDVEPVAQRSYPADPSTPMPATAAVLPSPPPSTAKPPLTAAPPSGEHFMMWLKQGIASRRLIINDAKALVHSVNDTAYLVSPGVFQRYVQEHPHVGTLARQDKMPDWQWVQKRFEKLGLHRKHDSGLNIWICEVTGPRKSRKLHGYLLIDANWLFDAVPPNNPYLRVTQEI; translated from the coding sequence ATGCTCTCCCTGTTCCAGCGAAAACGGCCCCCGGTCGCCGGCGCGCCACCGCCAGCACCCGCCACCGTCCTCCCGAAAGGGTTGATGCGGCCCGAGTCGGCCGCATCGCTGCTGGCCACCCCGCGCCGGCAGAAGCTGCTGGAGCACATTTGGCAGCGCACCTCGCTGTCGCGCAGGCAATTCGCCACGCTGTACCGAGCGCCCCTGGAACGCTACGCCGAGCTGGTCCAGGCCTTCCCGGCCTCCGAGGCGCATCACCATGCCTATCTGGGCGGCATGCTCGACCACGGCCTCGAAATCGTCGCCTACAGTCTGAAACTGCGGCAGTCCCATCTGCTGCCCATCGGCGCCAGCCCCGAAGACCAAGCGGCACAGTCCGAAGCCTGGACCGCCGCCGTCGCCTACGCCGCGCTGCTGCACGACATCGGCAAGATCGCCGTCGATCTGCACGTCGAGCTGGCCGACGGCAGCATCTGGCACCCTTGGCACGGCCCGCTGCGCCAGCCATACCGATTCCGCTACCGCGACGATCGCGAGTACCGCCTGCACAGCGCCGCGACAGGTTTGCTCTACCACCAACTGCTCGACCGTGAGGCCCTGGACTGGCTCAGCGGCTATCCGTCCCTGTGGGCACCACTGCTCTACGTCCTGGCCGGGCAGTACGAGCACGCCGGCGTACTGGGCGAACTTGTCGTGCAGGCAGACCGGGCCTCGGTGGCCCAGGAGCTGGGCGGCGATCCGGCCCGCGCCATGGCTGCGCCCAAGCACGCGCTGCAGCGCAAGCTGCTCGACGGGTTGCGCTACCTGCTCAAGGAACAGTTGAAACTGAACCAGCCGGAAGCCTCCGATGGCTGGCTCACCGACGATGCCCTGTGGCTGGTGAGCAAAACGGTCTCGGACAAACTGCGTGCGCACCTGCTGTCCCAAGGCGTCGATGGCATCCCTGCGAACAACACCGCGGTGTTCAACGTCCTCCAGGATCACGGCATGTTGCAGCCGGCGCCCGACGGCAAGGCTATTTGGCGCGCGACCATAACCAGTTCCACCGGCTGGTCCCACTCGTTCACCCTGTTGCGCCTCGCTCCTGCGCTGATCTGGGAATCTGGCGAGCGACCGACGCCTTTTGCAGGCACGGTAGCGATCGACGCGGCAGTCGCCGAAAACGACGCCGAGGCGCCGAAAATGCCGCCTGCGGCCATGGCGAAGGCAGCCCCGAACGGTCAGAAACTTCCATCTTGGGAAGGCAGTAGTACCGTCACCGCCTCACCGCCTAAGGCCCAGCCCGTGTCCGATGTCATGGAGGACATGCTGGCAATGGTGAGCACGAGCGGCTCGCCTGGTGCCGAGCAGGATGTGGAGCCGGTCGCACAGAGAAGCTACCCCGCAGACCCCAGCACTCCTATGCCAGCGACTGCCGCAGTGCTTCCTTCGCCACCACCATCTACTGCTAAACCACCCCTAACAGCAGCGCCCCCGTCAGGCGAACATTTCATGATGTGGCTGAAACAGGGAATTGCTTCGCGCCGGCTCATCATCAACGACGCAAAAGCGCTCGTGCATTCCGTGAATGACACGGCCTACTTGGTCAGCCCAGGTGTGTTCCAGCGCTACGTCCAGGAGCACCCTCATGTCGGCACGCTGGCACGGCAGGACAAGATGCCGGATTGGCAGTGGGTGCAGAAGCGCTTTGAGAAACTGGGGTTGCATCGAAAGCACGACAGCGGCTTGAACATCTGGATCTGTGAAGTCACCGGGCCGCGCAAGTCCCGGAAGCTGCATGGGTATTTGCTGATCGATGCGAATTGGTTGTTCGATGCAGTACCACCCAACAATCCTTATCTCAGAGTTACGCAAGAGATTTGA
- a CDS encoding JAB domain-containing protein: protein MSFAVNDSCLESLSAIAAQHEDWIIQQAIVLLERRVFKAGPCLSQPAAVRDYLRLKLVAEPNEIFAAVFLDSLHQVLAYEPLFRGTINATSVYPRVVVQRVLELNAAAVVFAHQHPSGVSEPSSADRMLTQQLQAALALIDVRVLDHIIVGQGAPFSFAESGLL from the coding sequence ATGTCTTTCGCCGTCAATGACTCCTGCCTGGAGTCGCTTTCCGCCATCGCTGCCCAACACGAGGACTGGATCATCCAGCAAGCCATCGTGCTGCTGGAGAGACGGGTCTTCAAAGCTGGACCGTGCCTCAGCCAACCGGCCGCTGTACGGGACTACCTGCGTCTGAAACTGGTCGCTGAGCCCAATGAGATATTCGCCGCTGTGTTCCTGGACAGCCTGCACCAGGTGCTGGCCTACGAGCCGCTGTTCAGGGGCACGATCAACGCGACTTCGGTCTATCCGCGTGTCGTCGTGCAGCGTGTGCTGGAGTTGAATGCCGCCGCGGTGGTCTTCGCCCACCAGCATCCTTCGGGCGTCTCCGAGCCGTCCAGCGCGGATCGCATGCTGACCCAGCAACTGCAAGCCGCGCTGGCGCTCATCGATGTGCGGGTACTGGACCACATCATCGTCGGCCAGGGTGCCCCGTTCTCCTTTGCGGAATCCGGCCTGCTGTAG
- a CDS encoding conjugal transfer protein TraG N-terminal domain-containing protein, with protein MTLFTTDYLEYYLTLVSWIVNNGIWAVLVSSGVFALPFVAIIVQEWLKARAEGADEGNKGVLSAARIENRVFVAIVVVMFAGIPFIDVDLNTIQYDSSRSAQCQVSVPQPTDTGWSQSFSTINNQSAKVPVWWAFMHALSRAVTSASVAAIPCGTDLRQMRMEIDATRIDDPVLAQEVADFSRDCYGPARAKLFMQRPQLDEQQMHDVTWIGSRFFTGTGGYYDTYRSSTPRDDWPYDSTRDAGLAQVGSGGGYPTCRQWWADGGNGLRARLLGQVDPNLLNRLAGWAGFLSRAEVDDSVIRAIASPRQQKLNQGSVYTDYGGQIDKTLPNIVTRATGDVGMAVGAIAAFPAMDVVRQSLPMVLALLKMALVICIPLVLVVGTYDLKTVVTVSVVQFALFFTDFWFQLARWIDSTILDALYGWGFGWNRPHTNFDPLVGLNNAFGDMLLMFVTGTMFIVLPTFWIMALAWAGVRAGNVLQGLAGATGDAKAAGGRGGSIAINAVSKK; from the coding sequence ATGACGCTTTTTACGACCGACTACCTGGAGTACTACCTGACGCTGGTGTCCTGGATCGTCAACAACGGCATCTGGGCGGTGCTGGTGTCGAGCGGAGTATTCGCGCTGCCGTTCGTCGCCATCATCGTGCAGGAGTGGTTGAAGGCCCGTGCGGAAGGTGCCGACGAAGGCAACAAGGGCGTGCTCTCGGCTGCGCGCATCGAGAACCGGGTCTTCGTCGCCATCGTGGTGGTGATGTTCGCTGGCATCCCGTTCATCGACGTGGACCTCAACACCATCCAGTACGACAGCTCGCGCTCGGCCCAGTGCCAGGTCAGCGTGCCGCAGCCCACGGATACCGGCTGGTCGCAGTCCTTCAGCACCATCAACAACCAGTCGGCGAAGGTGCCGGTCTGGTGGGCTTTCATGCACGCGCTCTCGCGCGCCGTCACGAGCGCCTCGGTGGCGGCGATCCCATGCGGCACGGACCTGCGGCAGATGCGCATGGAGATCGACGCGACCCGCATTGACGACCCGGTACTGGCTCAGGAAGTAGCGGATTTCTCGCGGGATTGCTATGGGCCTGCGCGGGCCAAATTGTTCATGCAGCGCCCTCAGCTTGATGAGCAGCAGATGCACGACGTGACCTGGATAGGGTCGAGGTTTTTCACGGGCACGGGCGGCTACTACGACACCTACCGCTCAAGCACGCCGCGCGACGACTGGCCCTACGACAGCACCCGCGATGCGGGGCTTGCACAGGTGGGCAGCGGTGGCGGCTACCCGACCTGCAGGCAGTGGTGGGCCGATGGCGGAAATGGCCTGCGGGCACGCCTGCTGGGACAGGTGGACCCGAACCTGTTGAATCGCCTGGCAGGCTGGGCCGGGTTCCTGAGCAGGGCCGAGGTGGACGACTCGGTGATCCGCGCCATCGCGTCACCGCGGCAACAGAAATTGAACCAGGGTAGCGTCTATACGGACTATGGCGGCCAGATCGACAAGACCTTGCCGAACATCGTGACGCGGGCCACGGGAGACGTTGGGATGGCCGTCGGCGCGATTGCCGCGTTTCCCGCCATGGACGTCGTGAGACAGTCTCTGCCCATGGTCCTCGCCTTGCTCAAGATGGCGCTGGTCATCTGCATCCCGCTTGTGCTGGTCGTAGGCACCTACGATCTGAAGACGGTCGTTACCGTCAGCGTCGTGCAGTTCGCGCTCTTCTTCACGGACTTCTGGTTTCAGCTTGCGCGCTGGATCGATTCGACGATCCTGGATGCGCTCTATGGCTGGGGGTTCGGCTGGAATCGGCCGCACACCAACTTCGACCCGCTGGTGGGGCTGAACAACGCCTTCGGAGACATGCTCCTGATGTTTGTCACGGGCACGATGTTCATCGTACTGCCTACGTTCTGGATCATGGCCTTGGCTTGGGCGGGCGTTCGTGCCGGCAACGTGTTGCAAGGCCTCGCAGGAGCCACCGGAGATGCCAAGGCTGCTGGCGGAAGGGGAGGAAGCATTGCGATCAATGCAGTGTCGAAGAAGTGA
- a CDS encoding IS66 family transposase, producing the protein MHSSECAKSIRLTVARSTLAQWVGACGAQLQPMVKALDDELRRHVVLHAHETPMLKPKHLGDGKAYPT; encoded by the coding sequence ATGCATTCATCTGAATGCGCAAAGAGCATCAGACTTACTGTTGCCCGCTCGACGCTGGCACAGTGGGTCGGTGCGTGCGGCGCGCAACTGCAGCCGATGGTAAAGGCGCTGGATGACGAACTGCGTCGCCACGTGGTGCTGCACGCCCACGAGACGCCGATGCTCAAGCCCAAGCATCTTGGCGACGGCAAGGCGTACCCAACGTGA
- a CDS encoding DUF3742 family protein, translating into MNTTTRTSTAERLGRAFGRGWRAYARCERRASNWLVSKGMPTAGATALVWMVKLAALGVLLYTTFWLALVMVCVMVVAWMARNTDLGEELPEPEWRNGPAGFGLYTYDGFRIDPHVEDD; encoded by the coding sequence ATGAACACCACGACTCGCACCAGCACCGCAGAACGCCTCGGCCGCGCCTTTGGCCGCGGATGGCGTGCCTACGCGCGCTGTGAACGGCGGGCGTCGAACTGGTTGGTTTCCAAGGGCATGCCGACGGCTGGAGCCACCGCGCTCGTGTGGATGGTTAAGCTGGCTGCGCTCGGGGTGCTGCTGTACACCACCTTCTGGCTGGCCCTGGTGATGGTGTGCGTCATGGTGGTTGCCTGGATGGCCCGCAACACCGACTTGGGCGAGGAGTTGCCCGAGCCAGAGTGGCGAAACGGACCAGCAGGATTCGGCCTATACACCTACGACGGTTTCCGCATTGATCCTCATGTCGAGGACGACTAG
- a CDS encoding TIGR03757 family integrating conjugative element protein, giving the protein MPASSSRFASGWRTLGLAVALPASLAVFSPASFAADVVVITDSRHPVRTMGGEQLIELDEAPRIEAELSAALPADPGQATAIVKRRLSQGGADLQRRIATAYQGVADAWSLGITTIPAVVVDQRYVVYGEPDVARAIARIEQHRRAEP; this is encoded by the coding sequence ATGCCAGCATCTTCATCCAGGTTCGCATCGGGCTGGCGAACCCTTGGCCTGGCCGTTGCGCTGCCGGCTTCCCTGGCCGTGTTCAGCCCGGCCAGCTTCGCCGCCGATGTGGTGGTCATCACCGACAGCCGTCACCCGGTCAGGACCATGGGTGGCGAGCAGCTGATCGAGCTGGATGAAGCGCCCCGGATCGAAGCGGAGCTTTCTGCGGCGCTGCCCGCCGATCCCGGACAGGCAACAGCCATCGTGAAGCGCCGGCTGAGCCAGGGGGGCGCTGACCTCCAGCGTCGCATCGCCACCGCATACCAGGGCGTTGCCGACGCATGGAGCCTGGGCATCACCACCATTCCGGCTGTCGTGGTGGATCAGCGCTACGTGGTCTATGGCGAGCCTGACGTGGCCCGCGCCATCGCGCGCATCGAACAGCACCGGAGGGCCGAACCGTGA
- a CDS encoding RES family NAD+ phosphorylase produces MSHELPSFLIDAGELLQHVSRVVYRGSPLYYGRSSTNRYDDPAQAYGVLYLGRDLPTALMESVFHKHQWLADTKRSIALKEVQSRMVRAVGVMDDVLLADLTAPGVMAGYFGLNLEQLASRDYTHTQQVSAQVHAMLGDDGQVLFDGVLYPSRNNYPAKSIALFERASAKVSVIEDIDLVDHVDWPRFVATYRIGVEPDPGPLEPDDEAS; encoded by the coding sequence ATGAGCCACGAGCTGCCTTCGTTCCTGATCGATGCCGGTGAGCTGCTCCAGCATGTGAGCCGCGTCGTCTATCGGGGCAGCCCGCTGTACTATGGCCGCAGCAGCACCAATCGCTACGATGACCCGGCCCAGGCCTACGGGGTGCTCTACCTGGGGCGCGACCTGCCCACGGCGCTGATGGAGTCGGTGTTTCATAAGCACCAGTGGCTTGCGGACACGAAGCGCTCGATCGCGCTGAAAGAAGTCCAGAGCCGGATGGTGCGCGCAGTGGGCGTGATGGACGACGTGCTTCTGGCCGACCTCACGGCGCCGGGCGTCATGGCGGGCTACTTCGGCCTGAACCTGGAGCAGTTGGCCAGCCGCGACTACACGCACACGCAGCAGGTGTCGGCCCAGGTGCATGCGATGCTTGGAGATGACGGCCAGGTGCTGTTCGACGGGGTGCTCTATCCGTCGCGCAACAACTATCCCGCCAAGAGCATCGCGCTGTTCGAGCGTGCCAGCGCGAAGGTCAGTGTCATCGAGGACATCGATCTCGTTGACCATGTGGACTGGCCGCGTTTCGTTGCTACATACCGCATCGGCGTGGAGCCCGACCCTGGCCCGTTGGAACCGGATGACGAAGCGTCCTGA
- a CDS encoding TIGR03756 family integrating conjugative element protein, with protein MIRSFDLLRRMRAAVTSVLLLSATGSYALNTATIVGSVASPDCLEYRVVGICYWLYCTWTGCTVRTSVKVRHYIPDAVVSSYSNTGENPWVEVRAMSTPNPSAQAGGDGTTNEDHENNLAKFKNADVIGHPGVEVFNQFVSSSGYFCEGAGTAFMPYLLSTLDTPAWRYNVPEMVYPEALIPGMREVGARSTLNLWGNVYPRGGFLHQTDDHKAGAVVAQRAGDVVTRRGQIHVYQPLLANSRDGYWPAGALMEGDASTGKWQELTPVLSSSCTVFPRNGFLTQAQQGDYAWALWRPYACCERRGQVFLGSVDFY; from the coding sequence GTGATCCGCTCATTCGACCTTCTGCGCCGCATGCGGGCTGCCGTCACCTCCGTGCTGCTGCTCAGCGCCACGGGCAGCTACGCCCTGAACACGGCGACCATCGTGGGTTCAGTGGCTTCGCCCGATTGCCTGGAGTACCGGGTGGTGGGTATCTGCTACTGGCTCTACTGCACCTGGACCGGCTGCACGGTGCGCACGTCCGTCAAGGTCAGGCACTACATCCCCGATGCGGTGGTTTCGTCCTACTCGAACACCGGCGAGAACCCCTGGGTCGAAGTGCGCGCCATGAGCACGCCCAACCCTTCGGCCCAGGCCGGCGGGGACGGCACCACCAATGAAGATCACGAAAACAATCTCGCGAAGTTCAAGAACGCGGACGTCATCGGCCACCCCGGCGTCGAGGTGTTCAACCAGTTCGTCTCGTCCTCGGGCTATTTCTGCGAGGGCGCAGGCACGGCCTTCATGCCGTACCTGCTCAGTACGCTGGACACGCCGGCCTGGCGCTACAACGTACCGGAGATGGTGTACCCGGAGGCATTGATCCCGGGCATGCGCGAGGTCGGCGCGCGCTCGACCCTGAACCTCTGGGGCAACGTCTATCCGCGCGGCGGCTTCCTGCACCAGACGGACGACCACAAGGCCGGTGCCGTGGTGGCCCAACGGGCCGGCGATGTGGTCACGCGCCGCGGGCAGATCCACGTCTATCAGCCGCTGCTCGCCAACTCCCGCGATGGCTACTGGCCGGCCGGCGCGCTGATGGAGGGCGATGCCTCGACCGGCAAGTGGCAGGAACTCACGCCCGTCCTGTCCTCGTCCTGCACGGTCTTCCCGCGCAACGGCTTCCTGACACAGGCCCAACAAGGCGACTACGCCTGGGCGTTGTGGCGGCCCTATGCGTGCTGCGAACGCCGGGGCCAGGTGTTCCTCGGCAGCGTCGATTTCTATTGA
- a CDS encoding esterase/lipase family protein, producing the protein MRFPQACLLIACAALAPLLLGGCSILREFGPVVEVHTLPAREAIELKRGDILTRGKLSDATVQTIRVAALDEQACAKPISSECAEALATVTGVATDRRLAALSELWLAQAQAMKPGSAQQAAWLETIRYAYAYLFLGDHTPGERAFEDRQTQVRDWYNYAVEHAATGMFEVRQQMPTQLPDQTSWNIAGWELKLDMRGARLPGSTAVPAELLPASSLSFRGLRSLYRRDGFGAELVAVIPDESLSAAPTRGGRPAAKHDQQPLPWSEMPAPSMTVLLHPDGDNLDSVLHARTARLTVHDPYVESAIMLRGQRVPLAANFTAGYGVWLARANFNRQSLRSLLGREGGIDRPHVYLMQPYDPNRRIIVMLHGLASSPEAWVELANEILGDEALRQHYQIWQVYYPTNMPVALNHAMIRRALGDTLTHFDPSGQAPASSDLVLVGHSMGGVIARLMVSSTDQSLVQLAADHSRLTPQQIRRIDPMLRFEPFPNVSSAIFIAAPHRGTSVAGGRLGRWMAGFIRFPITVLEELAHTLAPNAAASSRESLATIPNSVNNLDENDPFVRTAAGFPISSQVRYHSIVAQANSEVALDDSDDGLVPYRSAHLPGAQSEKVIISGHSVQQSAAAILEIQRILREDMALREAHLQP; encoded by the coding sequence ATGAGGTTCCCGCAGGCCTGCCTTCTCATTGCATGCGCCGCTCTTGCTCCGCTGCTGCTGGGGGGCTGCTCGATCCTGCGCGAGTTCGGCCCAGTGGTTGAAGTTCATACGCTACCTGCCAGGGAGGCCATCGAACTCAAGCGCGGCGACATCCTGACACGTGGCAAGCTCAGCGATGCGACTGTCCAGACCATCAGGGTGGCGGCATTGGATGAGCAGGCATGCGCAAAGCCGATCTCCTCGGAGTGCGCGGAGGCCTTGGCTACCGTGACGGGGGTCGCCACGGATAGACGCCTGGCTGCACTGTCCGAACTATGGCTGGCGCAGGCTCAGGCCATGAAGCCCGGCTCAGCGCAGCAAGCCGCCTGGCTTGAGACGATTCGCTATGCCTATGCTTATCTGTTCCTTGGTGACCATACTCCGGGAGAGCGGGCCTTCGAGGATCGCCAGACCCAAGTGCGGGATTGGTATAACTATGCCGTCGAGCATGCGGCCACCGGCATGTTCGAAGTTCGGCAACAAATGCCGACGCAGTTGCCCGACCAGACCAGTTGGAACATTGCAGGCTGGGAACTGAAGCTGGATATGCGCGGCGCGCGCTTACCGGGCAGTACGGCGGTGCCAGCCGAACTCCTGCCAGCCTCGTCCCTGTCTTTCCGTGGATTGCGTAGCCTCTACCGGCGCGACGGCTTTGGCGCCGAGCTTGTGGCGGTCATTCCGGACGAGTCCCTGAGCGCCGCCCCAACTCGGGGTGGTCGCCCAGCGGCAAAACATGATCAGCAACCGCTGCCCTGGAGCGAGATGCCCGCGCCGTCCATGACGGTTCTGCTGCATCCCGACGGAGACAACTTGGACAGCGTGCTGCATGCTCGTACAGCCCGTCTGACGGTGCATGACCCCTATGTGGAATCGGCCATTATGCTGCGCGGCCAACGTGTGCCGCTGGCGGCCAATTTCACGGCCGGCTATGGCGTATGGCTGGCCCGTGCCAATTTCAACCGCCAGTCGCTGCGCAGCCTGCTCGGGCGCGAGGGTGGCATCGACCGCCCGCACGTCTACTTGATGCAGCCCTACGATCCGAACAGGCGGATCATCGTCATGCTGCACGGACTGGCCAGCAGCCCTGAAGCCTGGGTGGAACTCGCCAACGAAATCCTGGGCGATGAGGCCCTGCGCCAGCATTACCAGATCTGGCAGGTCTACTACCCGACCAACATGCCAGTCGCGTTGAACCACGCCATGATTCGCAGGGCGCTCGGGGATACGCTGACGCATTTCGACCCATCCGGCCAAGCGCCGGCGTCGTCCGACCTCGTGCTGGTGGGGCATAGCATGGGCGGGGTCATCGCGCGGTTGATGGTGTCGTCAACCGATCAATCGCTGGTGCAATTGGCTGCGGATCACAGTCGGTTGACGCCGCAGCAGATCAGGCGCATTGATCCCATGTTGCGCTTCGAGCCCTTCCCGAATGTCAGCAGTGCCATCTTCATCGCGGCGCCTCATCGGGGCACATCGGTCGCGGGTGGACGCCTGGGGCGCTGGATGGCGGGATTTATCCGCTTTCCCATTACGGTGCTCGAAGAACTCGCCCATACACTGGCACCCAATGCGGCCGCCAGCAGCCGTGAAAGCCTGGCAACCATTCCCAATAGCGTGAACAATCTCGACGAAAACGATCCGTTCGTGCGTACGGCGGCGGGCTTTCCCATCTCATCCCAGGTGCGCTATCACTCGATCGTGGCCCAAGCCAATTCCGAAGTGGCCCTCGATGATTCCGATGACGGTCTTGTGCCTTATCGCAGCGCACATCTTCCCGGCGCACAGTCCGAGAAAGTCATTATTTCGGGGCACAGCGTGCAACAGAGCGCGGCCGCGATACTGGAGATCCAGCGTATTCTGAGAGAGGACATGGCTCTGCGGGAAGCGCATTTACAGCCATAG
- a CDS encoding AAA family ATPase: protein MGVEWKSRDAVIEEPGRRIVQEQTRTGGQALPWLDMTAFLRGAIDLALDNHANAPRSNTQWVFFDRGLIDAAAAPQALDGTTILDTIAQSHRYHSRIFLAPPWPEIYVQDEERRHSMDEARAEFERLQRTYPALGYAVSRLPKIRVAQRADFVLDTLASR, encoded by the coding sequence GTGGGGGTTGAATGGAAATCCAGGGATGCCGTAATTGAGGAGCCTGGACGGCGTATCGTTCAGGAACAAACACGCACGGGCGGCCAGGCCCTGCCGTGGCTCGACATGACGGCCTTCCTGCGCGGGGCCATCGACCTTGCGCTAGACAACCATGCCAATGCGCCACGCAGCAATACGCAATGGGTGTTCTTCGACCGTGGCCTGATCGACGCGGCGGCAGCACCCCAGGCACTGGACGGCACTACTATTCTGGACACGATTGCCCAGTCGCATCGCTACCACTCGCGCATCTTTCTGGCCCCGCCGTGGCCTGAAATCTATGTGCAGGACGAAGAACGCCGTCACAGCATGGATGAAGCGCGGGCTGAATTCGAGCGGCTTCAGCGCACCTATCCAGCGCTGGGCTATGCGGTATCGCGGTTGCCCAAGATCAGAGTGGCGCAACGCGCTGACTTTGTGCTGGACACCTTGGCTAGCCGCTAA
- a CDS encoding integrating conjugative element protein, protein MKRPELMNPSAKVRRPLRPTALAGALALVCGLAWAQAGFQTSGPVIGDEVMYSIGGGSAVSMGRAAGMRSIGVGLGWNSNLICGDMSIQTTLRNQLNGITNGFQQIMSNVIQSATSAVASLPALIIQRADPGLYNLLTNGVLQARLDFDRSKLTCRAMAEKMAETAGGQLGWSQMAEGMALRDAVSSTDAVSAIEQAETRRGNDGVPWVGGSNAGGAGQSAIRVVGDVTRAGYNLVNGRSVTDTSSIAPASCASLSCQTWTSPQQATEWATRVLGEQVQRTCDSCTKTETVPGVGLTPLIQEEYETKLEALQELVSGTRNTTFENLHAAGSTSLPITRGVIEALRDEPDQDLLARRLASEVALSSVLEKALLLQRTLLTGKKEPNVAANQLAVEAVNHESDTLDQEIRNLKTELELRRELANNSPMAIIQRHGTRAAGSRGIYEGDPVPDRLDRLQRGNPGGTP, encoded by the coding sequence ATGAAGCGTCCTGAACTGATGAACCCATCCGCCAAGGTTCGCCGCCCGCTGCGCCCCACGGCGCTAGCCGGCGCGCTCGCCCTGGTCTGTGGCCTCGCGTGGGCGCAGGCCGGCTTCCAGACCAGCGGCCCCGTCATCGGCGATGAGGTCATGTACTCGATCGGCGGTGGCAGTGCGGTGTCCATGGGCCGCGCCGCTGGCATGCGTTCGATCGGGGTCGGCCTGGGTTGGAACAGCAACCTCATCTGCGGCGACATGAGCATCCAGACCACGCTGCGCAATCAGCTCAATGGGATCACGAATGGGTTCCAGCAGATCATGAGCAACGTGATCCAGAGCGCGACCAGTGCCGTGGCATCGCTGCCGGCGCTGATCATCCAGCGTGCCGATCCGGGGCTGTACAACCTGCTGACCAATGGTGTGCTGCAGGCGAGGCTGGATTTCGACCGCTCCAAGCTGACGTGTCGCGCGATGGCCGAGAAGATGGCCGAGACGGCGGGCGGCCAGCTCGGATGGAGCCAGATGGCGGAAGGCATGGCGCTGCGCGATGCGGTGTCGAGCACGGATGCCGTATCGGCGATCGAGCAGGCCGAGACGCGCCGCGGCAACGACGGCGTGCCCTGGGTGGGCGGCAGCAATGCCGGCGGCGCGGGCCAGTCGGCCATCCGGGTGGTCGGTGACGTGACGCGGGCGGGCTACAACCTGGTCAACGGGCGCAGCGTGACTGACACGTCCTCCATCGCGCCCGCCAGTTGCGCGAGCCTGTCCTGCCAGACCTGGACGTCGCCGCAGCAGGCGACCGAATGGGCGACGCGGGTTCTCGGGGAACAGGTACAGCGCACGTGTGATTCCTGCACCAAGACCGAGACCGTGCCTGGCGTCGGGCTGACGCCGCTGATCCAGGAGGAGTACGAGACCAAGCTGGAGGCCTTGCAGGAACTGGTCTCTGGGACGCGCAACACGACGTTCGAGAACCTGCATGCAGCCGGCAGCACCTCGCTGCCCATTACACGCGGCGTCATCGAGGCGCTGCGCGACGAGCCAGACCAAGACCTGCTGGCGCGACGTCTCGCGTCCGAGGTCGCGTTGTCGTCCGTGCTGGAGAAGGCATTGCTGCTCCAGAGGACCCTGCTGACCGGCAAGAAGGAACCCAACGTGGCGGCCAACCAGTTGGCGGTCGAGGCCGTGAACCACGAGAGCGACACGCTCGATCAGGAGATCCGCAACCTCAAGACCGAACTTGAACTGCGGCGCGAACTGGCGAACAACTCGCCCATGGCCATCATCCAGCGCCACGGGACGCGCGCGGCCGGCTCGCGCGGCATCTACGAAGGCGACCCGGTGCCCGACCGCCTCGATCGGTTGCAGCGGGGCAACCCGGGAGGCACGCCATGA